One window from the genome of Terrimicrobium sacchariphilum encodes:
- the ygfZ gene encoding CAF17-like 4Fe-4S cluster assembly/insertion protein YgfZ, producing the protein MADEASFSVPQGYFALSGLGRIRVTGADRLRYLNGQTSNDLRKLQPGSALGALVLTAKGKICAPVQIWEDDDAHIIETVSALSETLLARLERYAIADDVSFELMESPRGWHVIGTTSDGLRISRLGESGVDVSTPPAGLQEFSADEVERLRILRGIPAWGAEIDEDTLPQEARLDATAVDFHKGCYVGQEVVSRLRSVGRVNEILTLFHGDISLPSGRRPWKLADSQGANTARLTSIAPASPPFCALGYVSTRSEEKVFSVLDETGACLGRVEKTEFPLTLE; encoded by the coding sequence ATGGCCGACGAGGCGAGCTTTTCAGTCCCGCAAGGGTATTTCGCACTTTCAGGACTCGGTCGCATCCGTGTGACGGGTGCCGATCGCCTGCGCTATCTCAACGGCCAGACGAGCAACGATCTCCGCAAGCTCCAGCCGGGATCGGCGCTGGGCGCTCTCGTGTTGACGGCCAAGGGAAAAATCTGTGCTCCCGTGCAGATATGGGAGGATGATGATGCTCACATCATCGAGACTGTCTCCGCGCTCTCGGAGACCCTGCTCGCCCGCCTCGAGCGATATGCCATCGCCGACGACGTGAGCTTTGAACTCATGGAGTCCCCTCGTGGTTGGCATGTTATCGGGACGACCAGCGACGGATTGCGGATCAGTCGCCTTGGCGAATCAGGCGTAGATGTCTCCACGCCGCCCGCAGGCCTTCAGGAGTTTTCCGCCGACGAGGTGGAGCGCCTGCGCATCCTCCGTGGCATTCCGGCCTGGGGAGCGGAAATCGATGAGGATACCCTTCCTCAGGAGGCGCGGCTAGATGCCACTGCTGTGGATTTTCATAAGGGCTGCTATGTCGGGCAGGAAGTGGTTTCCCGCCTGCGCAGTGTTGGAAGAGTCAACGAGATCCTCACTCTCTTCCACGGGGACATTTCCCTTCCGTCTGGACGCCGCCCGTGGAAATTGGCCGATTCCCAAGGGGCAAACACGGCGCGCCTCACCAGCATCGCACCTGCGTCCCCGCCTTTTTGTGCCCTCGGTTATGTCTCTACTCGATCCGAAGAGAAGGTTTTCTCAGTGCTGGATGAAACTGGGGCTTGCCTTGGCCGCGTGGAAAAGACTGAATTCCCCCTTACTCTCGAATGA
- a CDS encoding NAD(P)-dependent oxidoreductase, whose protein sequence is MARSAKPNVGVIGLGLIGSRVAANLRKAGYQVWVWSRSPRPEPNFLSSAAEVAESAKQIQIFVSDGAALLETVKAMAPALGPEHVVINHTTVSPAETVAASHVVQERHAKYLDAPFTGSRDAAAAGQIVFYIGGDAGALEKVRPQLEVNAKAILPVGEIGQAAALKIAMNVIIAVSTAAYSEALAIIDRSGIPLYKLGEAFQLHGANSALGNMKLPGMIKGNFEPSFALKHMFKDVQIALNMASEYGIDLPASTAFAGSAMSGLQSGWAEEDFTVLARQYGFPNSDHEIPEGTFPSGGAQADHGATAPAAAQPKKGIFPLFGPKS, encoded by the coding sequence ATGGCTCGCTCGGCGAAACCCAACGTAGGAGTCATCGGCCTCGGGCTGATCGGCTCCCGCGTGGCAGCAAATCTCCGCAAGGCCGGTTATCAGGTGTGGGTGTGGAGTCGCTCACCGCGACCGGAGCCCAACTTCCTCTCATCGGCGGCGGAGGTGGCTGAGTCCGCCAAGCAAATCCAAATCTTTGTTTCCGACGGAGCCGCCTTGCTCGAAACGGTCAAGGCGATGGCTCCGGCGCTCGGGCCGGAGCACGTGGTGATCAATCACACCACGGTCTCCCCGGCTGAGACGGTGGCAGCTTCGCACGTTGTGCAGGAGCGTCATGCCAAGTACCTCGATGCCCCGTTTACCGGGAGTCGCGATGCCGCAGCCGCCGGTCAGATTGTTTTCTATATCGGCGGAGACGCTGGCGCCTTGGAAAAAGTCCGCCCGCAGCTCGAGGTGAATGCCAAGGCGATCCTTCCTGTCGGGGAGATCGGCCAGGCCGCGGCTCTCAAGATCGCGATGAATGTCATCATCGCGGTTTCCACGGCCGCGTACTCCGAGGCGCTCGCCATCATCGACCGCAGCGGCATCCCGCTGTACAAACTCGGTGAGGCATTCCAGTTACACGGCGCCAATTCCGCTCTCGGCAACATGAAGCTACCCGGCATGATCAAGGGCAACTTCGAGCCAAGTTTCGCGCTCAAGCATATGTTCAAGGACGTGCAGATCGCGCTGAACATGGCCTCCGAGTACGGCATTGATCTTCCGGCATCCACGGCATTTGCCGGTTCGGCGATGTCCGGCCTTCAAAGCGGCTGGGCCGAGGAGGACTTCACCGTTCTTGCCCGCCAGTACGGCTTTCCCAATTCCGACCACGAGATTCCCGAGGGGACATTCCCATCCGGTGGCGCGCAGGCAGATCATGGCGCGACCGCCCCGGCGGCTGCTCAGCCCAAGAAGGGGATTTTCCCGCTCTTTGGACCGAAGAGCTAG
- a CDS encoding sodium:solute symporter family protein — MHFIDWLIVIVPVTGILWLSVYSKRYVRGVADFLAAGRTAGRYVLSAGDMTSGLGIITLVALVEAKYQVGYALTFWEYLTVPVGIIMGLTGFCVYRFRETRSLSIGQFLEIRYSRSFRIIAAGLRTISEMLTNAIGPAVAANFFIYFLGLPHKVMIAGIPLPTFGLLVGFSLCLCMVVIWPGGRISLLISDAFQGLMSYPIFVIIAGYIFLKFGWNDAIAPVMMDRAPGESFINPFDIEKLRDFNIFALFVTIMGSILNRASWIGNDTSNCGRTPHEQKMAGILGTWRSLYSNLMLLLVAVMVIALMAHQKFADQAHGIRQQLSQKVAEEAVADPKTRSLLDARLSAIPVHRQEIGVDAPLSREENIDTPFMTAAHETLAGTPEGNLQFQKFRTLYHQMMLPVALHNILPIGLMGLFCLLVIMLMLSTDDSRVFNASSTIVQDVIMPFRKTPFTPKQHLLVIRLVSTGVCVFFFIVSLFFVQIDYIQMFTTIMTAIWLGGAGPIMIFGLYSRFGTTTGAFCSLIFGSGLSIVGLFLQRNWAETVYPWLQSNGWDLAVGNLLHTVSQPFNPYIVWEMNPVKFPINSYELYFMSMVIGIAAYVIGSFLTQKQPYNLDRLLHRGVYDVAGEFKAPFKWTFRNALQKLIGITPEYTLGDKVIAWSVVGYAIVYKFGLCFVAVLIWNAISPWPQEWWSTYFFITSLLVTGIVGIISTFWFFIGGVIDIRRLFRDLASRVDNPLDNGMVDGHVSLADKAIFEQRTHEKQDD; from the coding sequence ATGCATTTTATTGACTGGCTCATCGTCATTGTTCCCGTGACCGGGATTCTCTGGTTATCCGTGTACTCGAAGCGCTACGTGCGGGGCGTCGCTGATTTTCTCGCGGCAGGCCGTACGGCCGGGCGCTACGTGCTCTCGGCGGGAGACATGACGTCAGGCCTGGGCATCATCACCCTGGTCGCGCTGGTGGAGGCCAAGTACCAGGTGGGCTACGCGCTCACCTTCTGGGAGTATTTGACTGTTCCCGTGGGCATCATCATGGGCCTTACGGGATTCTGCGTATATCGGTTTCGCGAGACACGCTCGCTTTCCATCGGCCAGTTCCTGGAAATCCGTTACAGCCGCTCTTTCCGCATCATAGCGGCGGGCCTGCGCACAATCTCCGAGATGCTCACCAATGCGATCGGGCCAGCGGTCGCGGCGAATTTCTTCATCTATTTCCTTGGCCTGCCCCACAAGGTCATGATCGCAGGCATCCCGCTGCCGACCTTCGGTCTGCTCGTCGGCTTCTCTTTGTGCCTGTGCATGGTGGTCATCTGGCCGGGAGGACGCATCTCGCTGTTGATCTCCGACGCCTTTCAGGGGCTCATGAGCTACCCGATCTTTGTCATCATCGCCGGGTATATCTTCCTGAAGTTTGGATGGAATGACGCCATCGCTCCCGTGATGATGGATCGAGCGCCGGGCGAGAGTTTCATCAATCCCTTCGACATCGAGAAGCTGCGCGACTTCAACATCTTCGCCCTCTTCGTCACGATCATGGGCAGCATCCTCAATCGTGCGAGCTGGATCGGCAACGATACCTCCAACTGCGGTCGCACCCCCCACGAGCAAAAGATGGCCGGCATCCTCGGCACGTGGCGCTCGCTGTACTCCAACCTCATGCTGCTCCTCGTGGCGGTGATGGTCATCGCCCTCATGGCGCATCAGAAATTCGCCGACCAGGCTCACGGCATCCGCCAGCAACTCAGCCAGAAGGTCGCCGAGGAGGCTGTCGCCGATCCCAAGACCCGTTCGCTTCTCGATGCACGCCTGAGCGCCATTCCCGTTCACCGCCAGGAGATCGGCGTCGACGCGCCGCTTTCCCGCGAAGAGAACATCGACACGCCCTTCATGACCGCCGCCCACGAGACTCTCGCGGGGACGCCGGAAGGAAACCTCCAGTTCCAGAAGTTCCGTACCCTTTATCATCAAATGATGCTGCCGGTCGCGCTGCATAACATCCTGCCCATCGGGCTGATGGGACTCTTCTGCCTGCTGGTCATCATGCTGATGCTCTCAACGGACGACTCGCGCGTCTTCAACGCCTCCTCGACCATCGTGCAGGACGTGATCATGCCGTTTCGAAAAACGCCGTTTACGCCCAAGCAGCACCTGCTGGTCATCCGGCTGGTCTCGACGGGCGTCTGCGTCTTTTTCTTCATCGTCTCGCTGTTCTTCGTCCAGATCGACTACATCCAGATGTTCACCACGATCATGACCGCCATCTGGCTCGGCGGCGCCGGTCCCATCATGATCTTCGGCCTCTACAGCCGCTTTGGCACCACCACCGGGGCATTTTGCTCGCTGATCTTTGGCTCGGGACTTTCCATCGTCGGGCTCTTCCTCCAGCGCAACTGGGCCGAAACCGTCTACCCCTGGCTGCAATCGAATGGATGGGATCTCGCCGTCGGCAATCTGCTCCACACGGTCTCCCAGCCCTTCAATCCCTACATCGTCTGGGAGATGAATCCCGTGAAGTTCCCCATCAACTCCTACGAGTTGTACTTCATGTCGATGGTTATCGGCATCGCCGCTTACGTCATCGGTTCATTCCTCACGCAGAAGCAACCCTACAACCTCGATCGCCTCCTCCATCGCGGCGTTTACGACGTGGCGGGCGAGTTCAAAGCGCCCTTCAAGTGGACGTTCCGCAATGCGCTCCAGAAGCTCATCGGCATCACTCCCGAGTACACCCTCGGCGACAAGGTGATCGCCTGGTCCGTGGTGGGATATGCCATCGTCTATAAGTTCGGCCTCTGTTTCGTCGCCGTTCTGATCTGGAATGCCATCTCCCCCTGGCCGCAGGAATGGTGGAGCACCTATTTCTTCATCACCAGCCTCCTCGTGACGGGCATCGTCGGTATCATCTCTACTTTCTGGTTCTTCATCGGAGGCGTCATCGACATCCGTCGGCTCTTCCGCGATCTCGCCTCACGTGTCGACAACCCGCTCGACAACGGCATGGTCGATGGTCACGTCTCCCTTGCCGACAAGGCCATCTTCGAGCAGCGCACTCACGAAAAACAGGACGACTAG
- a CDS encoding YkvA family protein encodes MSSSFHEFVLRGGQTVTAGRMNAFRRQIPFLKVKAETLNSPDFPHLAEQARFLSRYAEDVLDGVYPSGDLQAITETVFGLGYLLNDVDIIPDDIPGKGLADDSAVLRAVLLSHEAEFQAFAKHAGLDYGKVTGNP; translated from the coding sequence ATGAGCAGCAGCTTCCACGAGTTTGTTCTTCGCGGCGGTCAGACCGTTACGGCCGGGCGCATGAATGCCTTCCGTCGGCAGATCCCTTTTCTCAAGGTCAAGGCGGAGACGCTGAACAGCCCCGACTTCCCCCATCTCGCTGAGCAGGCGCGTTTTCTTTCTCGCTATGCCGAGGATGTTCTCGACGGAGTTTATCCCTCGGGCGATCTCCAGGCCATTACCGAGACGGTTTTCGGTCTCGGGTATCTGCTAAACGACGTCGACATCATCCCGGACGACATTCCAGGCAAGGGGCTGGCTGATGACTCTGCCGTGCTGCGGGCGGTCCTGCTCAGTCACGAAGCGGAGTTTCAAGCCTTCGCCAAGCACGCCGGACTCGACTACGGAAAGGTCACGGGCAACCCGTGA
- a CDS encoding peptidylprolyl isomerase, with translation MKKSLSLVLCSATAAAATLAMTSCKPSQPAASEPAAAPSATPVAAAASPAPAASATPADASAPVSPLGLKDPVAVVNGEPISLKELQEAFETAVKSSGVDAASLTDAQKIEGYHQLLDELIVDKLIAKQAASVEISQADVDAEVAKIKKQFPTEEDFNKQLAQVGQSPEKVNETIKKMLQQQRWVESQVADKVAVTPEDAQKFYNDNKQEFKEDASVRASHILIRVDENAPEDVVKQKQAEAAKVAALASKKGADFAALAKQYSEEPGAKDSGGDLDFFTKDRMVPEFAEAAFSQKVGQVSQPVRTQFGWHVIKVTDTKPARVLSFDEVKGDLTNYLKRNKQREAVQNLIKGLRDGAKVENNLPPAPEAPAAPADAVTVPTVDPAKAPGGINP, from the coding sequence ATGAAGAAATCCCTCTCCCTCGTGTTGTGCTCGGCTACGGCCGCCGCCGCCACGCTCGCCATGACCTCCTGCAAGCCGTCCCAGCCTGCGGCCTCCGAACCCGCCGCAGCACCTTCCGCCACCCCGGTTGCAGCGGCTGCCAGCCCCGCCCCGGCTGCCTCCGCGACTCCCGCGGATGCGAGCGCCCCGGTTTCGCCCCTCGGTCTGAAGGACCCGGTTGCCGTCGTAAATGGGGAGCCGATTTCGCTCAAGGAGCTTCAGGAAGCCTTTGAGACTGCGGTGAAATCCTCCGGGGTTGATGCCGCCAGCCTCACCGATGCCCAAAAAATCGAGGGCTATCATCAGCTCCTCGATGAGCTGATCGTTGACAAGCTCATCGCCAAGCAGGCGGCTAGCGTGGAGATCAGCCAGGCTGACGTCGACGCCGAGGTGGCCAAGATCAAGAAGCAATTCCCGACCGAGGAAGACTTCAACAAGCAACTCGCCCAGGTCGGCCAGTCGCCGGAAAAGGTGAACGAGACGATCAAGAAAATGCTCCAGCAGCAGCGCTGGGTGGAGAGCCAGGTCGCCGACAAGGTCGCCGTGACCCCGGAAGACGCCCAGAAGTTCTACAACGACAACAAGCAGGAGTTTAAGGAAGACGCCTCCGTGCGCGCCAGCCACATCCTTATCCGTGTCGATGAAAATGCTCCCGAAGATGTCGTGAAGCAGAAGCAGGCCGAGGCTGCCAAGGTCGCCGCTCTCGCCTCGAAGAAGGGCGCTGATTTTGCCGCCCTCGCCAAGCAGTACTCCGAAGAGCCCGGCGCCAAGGATTCCGGTGGTGATCTCGATTTCTTCACCAAAGACCGCATGGTTCCGGAGTTTGCCGAAGCCGCCTTCAGCCAGAAAGTCGGTCAGGTGAGTCAGCCCGTGCGTACGCAATTCGGCTGGCACGTTATCAAGGTGACCGATACCAAGCCGGCCCGGGTGCTCTCGTTTGACGAGGTGAAGGGTGACCTGACGAACTATCTCAAGCGCAACAAGCAGCGTGAAGCGGTCCAGAACCTGATCAAGGGACTTCGCGACGGTGCCAAGGTGGAAAACAACCTCCCGCCTGCTCCGGAAGCACCGGCCGCCCCGGCTGATGCGGTTACAGTTCCTACAGTGGATCCAGCCAAGGCCCCCGGAGGCATCAATCCGTAA
- a CDS encoding septal ring lytic transglycosylase RlpA family protein: MARAYRWTACVLGFLALAGCSSPQYSGYKCKPYTVRGHHYEPLSPQEAVGYVEEGVASHYHEGFLIFPGKTALGESLWFWSSSGAHKTLPLPCTVRVTNLQNGRSVVIRLNDRGPYIGDRVIDVTTPVAKKLGFYHQGLARVRVEVLSVGDGKWRIKTPRGYRQPTVYY, translated from the coding sequence ATGGCTCGAGCATATCGGTGGACGGCATGTGTGCTGGGGTTCCTGGCGCTGGCTGGGTGTTCCAGCCCGCAATACAGCGGGTATAAGTGCAAGCCCTACACGGTGAGGGGACATCATTACGAACCCCTAAGCCCTCAGGAGGCGGTGGGATATGTCGAGGAGGGAGTCGCCTCACACTACCACGAGGGCTTCCTGATTTTCCCCGGCAAGACCGCGCTCGGTGAGTCGCTGTGGTTCTGGAGCAGCAGCGGTGCACACAAGACGCTGCCATTGCCCTGTACGGTACGGGTGACGAATCTCCAGAATGGGCGTTCAGTGGTTATCCGCCTTAACGATCGTGGGCCGTACATCGGCGACAGGGTCATCGACGTCACCACCCCCGTGGCCAAGAAGCTTGGTTTTTACCATCAGGGTCTCGCTCGCGTAAGGGTGGAGGTTCTGAGCGTCGGCGACGGCAAGTGGCGCATCAAAACGCCTCGCGGCTACCGTCAGCCGACCGTGTACTACTAG
- the mgrA gene encoding L-glyceraldehyde 3-phosphate reductase yields MSTPHLPAPDRYDSMQYRRCGRSGLKLPALSLGLWHNFGGVDTLENAGQMILRAFDLGVTHFDLANNYGPPPGSAEETFGSVLHSKLAAHRDELIISTKAGYRMWPGPYGEWGSRKYLLSSLDQSLKRMRLDYVDIFYHHRPDPDTPLEESLGALVQAVRSGRALYAGVSNYPASLAAQAADYLREEKVPLLIHQPSYSMLNRWIEDGLTSVLEEKGVGCIPFSPLAQGLLTNRYLAGIPMDSRAARPTGFLQSSAVTEEKISRIRKLNDLAVERGQTLAQMAVAWILRLPVVTSVLVGASRVAQLEDTVASLQKLEFSADELSRIETILREP; encoded by the coding sequence ATGAGCACACCCCACCTCCCTGCCCCCGATCGCTACGACTCCATGCAGTATCGCCGCTGCGGCCGGAGCGGACTCAAGTTGCCCGCTCTGTCCCTGGGACTGTGGCACAACTTTGGCGGAGTCGATACACTTGAGAACGCCGGGCAGATGATCCTCCGCGCCTTCGACCTCGGGGTGACACACTTTGATCTCGCCAACAACTACGGCCCACCGCCGGGAAGTGCCGAGGAAACGTTCGGCAGCGTGCTTCATAGCAAACTCGCCGCTCACCGTGATGAGCTCATCATCTCGACCAAGGCTGGATACCGGATGTGGCCCGGACCCTATGGTGAATGGGGGTCGCGTAAATACCTGCTCTCCAGCCTCGACCAGAGCCTGAAGCGCATGCGCCTCGACTACGTCGACATTTTCTACCATCACCGGCCCGATCCCGATACACCGCTAGAAGAGAGCCTCGGAGCTCTGGTGCAAGCCGTGCGCTCCGGACGGGCGCTTTATGCCGGTGTGTCCAACTACCCGGCCTCTCTCGCCGCCCAGGCGGCAGATTACCTGCGTGAGGAAAAGGTGCCGCTCCTGATTCACCAGCCGAGCTACAGTATGCTCAACCGCTGGATCGAGGACGGTCTCACCTCTGTCCTTGAAGAAAAGGGCGTGGGCTGCATCCCCTTTTCCCCCCTTGCCCAAGGCCTCCTGACCAACCGCTATCTCGCAGGCATCCCGATGGATTCGCGAGCGGCGCGCCCGACAGGATTCCTTCAATCCAGCGCCGTCACCGAAGAAAAAATCTCCCGCATCCGCAAGCTCAACGACCTCGCGGTCGAGCGAGGCCAAACGCTGGCTCAAATGGCGGTGGCATGGATTCTCCGCCTGCCGGTGGTCACCTCCGTGCTTGTCGGCGCCAGCCGGGTGGCTCAACTGGAGGACACTGTGGCGTCCCTGCAGAAGCTGGAGTTTTCCGCCGACGAACTCTCCCGGATCGAAACCATCCTGCGGGAACCGTAA
- a CDS encoding peptidylprolyl isomerase, with amino-acid sequence MKLHLIVAALVVGFLTASHAQTLGPEVAVMQIRIGKEKQRQQVVIGLYDQDAPLTVANFKDLCRRNFYRGMRFHRAFPGALVQTGDPYSRHGDNDRSGTGGPGYTVPAEIKRNNVRGSVGTSRLPDNVNPAKASNGSQIYFALTSLPKLDGKNTVFGEVLEGLDVLEAISNQPTDSNDFPLAKIIIESITIQPRFAGQAR; translated from the coding sequence ATGAAGCTCCATCTGATCGTTGCCGCGCTCGTCGTTGGCTTTCTCACCGCCTCTCACGCCCAAACCCTGGGACCTGAGGTTGCGGTCATGCAGATCCGTATCGGTAAGGAAAAGCAGCGTCAGCAAGTCGTGATCGGCCTCTACGACCAGGATGCGCCCCTCACCGTGGCAAATTTCAAAGACCTTTGCCGCCGCAATTTCTACCGCGGAATGCGTTTTCACCGGGCCTTCCCAGGCGCCCTCGTGCAGACTGGCGACCCGTACAGCCGTCACGGCGATAATGACCGCTCCGGCACAGGCGGCCCGGGTTACACCGTGCCTGCCGAGATCAAACGCAATAACGTCCGTGGCTCCGTAGGTACTTCCCGTCTGCCCGACAACGTCAACCCGGCGAAGGCCTCCAATGGCAGCCAAATCTATTTTGCTCTCACGTCCCTCCCGAAACTCGACGGAAAAAACACCGTTTTCGGGGAAGTCCTCGAGGGATTGGACGTTTTGGAGGCAATCAGCAATCAACCGACAGATAGTAACGATTTTCCATTGGCAAAGATCATAATAGAGTCTATTACCATCCAACCGCGCTTCGCCGGACAGGCGAGGTAG